The following is a genomic window from Streptomyces lincolnensis.
GACCGCTGGGCCCGCACGAACGCCACATGCTCGGCAGCGCTGATCGGCCTGACGACCGGGTTCCCGACCGCTCGTACTGGTTCGCTGTAGGACATGCGAGCAGTCGATACGGGGGGATGTTGCCCGGGCGTATGCAGTTCTCGATACGCCGACGATATGTGCCCGCTCGTAGCCTCGACGTATGCGGGCCTTGATCATCGAGGATGAGTCCCCCTCAGAGGATGAGTCCCACTCATGGGGGTGGTGACCGTGCACAGGCAGCCCGGCTTGAGCGTCCGCCTCAAACTCACCCTCAGCTACGCCGGATTCCTCCTGCTCGCGGGGGTCTTCCTGCTCGTCGCCGTGGGCGTGTTCCTCCTGCGGCAGGGGTGGTTGCAGACCAATGAATCGGGGGCGGTGAGAGTCACTCCGGGCACCCTCTTCGTGCGCGGTTTCGCCTCGACGGCCGCCGCGGTCATGGTGTTCCTCCTGGTGTTCGGCCTCCTGGGAGGATGGATCCTCGCCGGACGCATGCTCGCCCCTCTGGACCGCATCGCACACGCCACCCGCACGGCCACGGCCGGCTCGCTGTCCCACCGGATCGAACTGCCGGGCCGCAGGGACGAGTTCCGCGAACTCGCCGACGCCTTCGACATGATGCTCGCGCAGCTAGAAGCACACGTCGCGGAACAGCAGAGATTCGCCGCCAACGCCTCCCACGAACTGCGTACCCCACTGGCGATCTCGAAGGCACTCATCGACGTCGCCCGCGCCGACCCGCACCACGACACCGGCGAACTCGTCGACCGCCTCCACACCGTCAACACCCGGGCCATCGACCTCACCGAGGCACTGCTCCTGCTCAGCCGCGCCAAGCAGCGGTCCTTCACCCGCGAACACGTCGACCTGTCCCTCGTCGCGGAGGAAGCGGCCGAAACGCTCCACCCGCTCGCGGAGAAGCACGGCGTCACCATCGAGACCCGCGGCGACATCACGCCCGCGCTCGGATCGCCCGCGCTCCTGCTCCAGCTCACCACGAACCTCGTCCACAACGCGATCGTCCACAACCTGCCGGAACAGGGCACCGTCCGGGTCCACACCGGCGTCCGCCCCCGGAGCGCGGTACTCACCGTCGAGAACACCGGCGAGCGGCTCACCCCCCAGCTGGTCGCGACCCTCACCGAGCCCTTCCGGCGCGGCACCGAGCGCATCCACACCGACCAGGCGGGCGTCGGCCTGGGTCTGGCCATCGTCAAGACCATCACCGAGGCACACGACGGAACCCTCACGCTCACCCCGCGCCCTGCCGGCGGGCTCCGCATCACCGTGGAACTGCCCACGGCCTCAGGAGGGTGAGCCGGAGGCCCGACGACAGAGGGCCCACCGGTTCGTCCCGGTGAGCCCTTCGTGCGCGGTGCGGAAGATCAGGTCAGGTCACGTCGTCGTACCCGTTGACCCGTTCCGTGCTCGACTGCTCGGGCAGCGCCCGGCTTGCGGAGACGGTCTCGACCTCGCCGACGTCCTCGGGCGTGAGATCCAGCTCGGAGGCCTCGTCGTCATCGGGGCCCAGAGCGTCGCGGCGACGCCGACGCCTGTCGTTGACCAGGGAGAAGAGCGTCGCCACGAAGTACAGCACCCAGATGGGGCCGGCCAGCGCCAGCATGCTCAGCGGGTCCGTGCTCGGTGTCGCCACGGCGGCGAACACGGTGATGCCCATGATCATCGCCCGCCACCAGCCGAGCATCCGCTTACCGGTGATCATTCCGGTGAGGTTGAGCATGACCAGCAGCAGGGGAAGTTCGAAGGAGAGACCGAAGACGATCACCATGCGGGTGACGAGCTGGAGCAGATCGTCCAGGGGCAGCAGGTTCTCGATGCTGCCGCTCGGGGTGAAGTCGATCAGCACCTTCGCGGTGGTGGGAAGCACCGAGTACGCGAAGTAGCCGCCGCCCATGAACAACGGGGCGCCGGTGAAGACGAAGGCGTAGGCGTACTTCTTCTCGTGGCGGTGCAGGCCGGGGGCGATGAACGCCCAGAGCTGGTACAGCCAGATCGGCGAGGCCAGCACGATGCCCGCCATCAACGAGACCTGGAGGGCCAGTGTGAAGGGCGCGAGCAGACCGTTGATCGTGATCCGGGCGCACTTATCGGTGGTCTCGGACGAACTGGCGAGCTGCTCGAAGGTCTTGTCGCAACCGATCGAGTCCAGAATCGGCTTCGTCAGGAAGTTGATGATGTCGTTGTAGAAGAAGGCTGCGACGACCGTCACGACGACGATGGCCAGCAGCGCCTTCGCGAGCCGGTTGCGGAGCTCACGCAGGTGTTCCGCGAGGGGCATCCGCCCCTCGGGATCCTTCTCCTCTTTGCGGGCAGACTTCAGCAACCCACGTTCCCATCTCGTGCGGCGGGCCGGAGGTCACCGGCCCTGCGTCAGCGCTTGGTCGTGTCCGTCGGCTCGGAGACCGGGCGCGAGCTGGTGACGTCGCCCGGGGCGGCCTGGATGGTGCGCTGCGCCGGGTTCTGCTGGTCGTCCTGCGGCGGGGCCGCGGGAGCGGACGCGTTGTCCTGGCCCTCGGTCTTCATCGCCTTGGCCTCGCTCTTCAGGATGCGCGCGGACTTGCCGAGCGAGCGCGCCATGTCCGGAAGCTTCTTCGCGCCGAACAGCAGGATGATGACGACGAGGATGAGAATGATCTCGGGGGCGCCGAGCCTTCCGAACATAAGTCTTTACCTTCTCACCGAGGCGGCTTGAGTGGGGTGCTGTCCGACCGGTCGGACAGGTGTCCGAACGATCGTGCTGACAGCGATCGTAACGCTCAGGGGTGAACGCGTGGCAATCCCTGTGCGTACTCCCGGTTCGCGATCCGCGCCTCGTTCTCCGGACCGCGACCAGCAGCGTACCTGCCGGGGCCACTCAAGTGACAGGGCGAATGGACCCAAAGCGCACCACACTCGGAACTCACAGGTGGCGCACGAGGCCTCTCACAGCGAGTCCGCGGCCCGGGCCGCGCTCATGGAGGCGCGCTCCAGATCCTCCGCGGCGCGGTTGATGCGCCGGGCGGAGTCCGTGACCTGCCTGCCCAGCCGCTGCGCCTCCAGGAAGACCCGTACGGCGAGCACGCCGAGGACGGCGAGACCCACGAAACCCACAGCTACCGCGAACATCGGCCAGAACATGAGGGCGAGCCTAGAGGGTGGAGTGCAGCCGCAGGGTCCGGACCCCGCCGCCCGTCAGCAGCTCGACGATCCGCTCCCCCGCCGGCTTGCGGACGGAGGAGCCGCAGTCGGGGCAGACGAAGGAGTAGAAGGTGGTACGGCTCGTGGCGCCGATGGCCAGGCGCAGGGCGCTCGCGGCGAGCTCGAAGCGGCCGCGGCAGTCGGGGCAGCCCGCCCTGAAGGTCACCGGGGTCACGTTTCTCATCCCGGCGAAGGCGGCGGCCACCGTCATGTCCTGTACATCCCTGTCCTGCACATCAGACGTCGACGACTCGCTCAAAGCTCCTGCTCCTGCCTGCCGTGCTGCCCGTCGTACCGGCTGTCGTGCACCGTGTGCGGCGCGTGGTCGCCGTGCGCCTCGACCCCGTCGTACGCCGCCAGGGCCTCACGGGCGGCCTCACGGGCGCTGTCGGCGAGGTCGCGCGGCGAGACGATCCGGCCGTCCCGCCCGAGCCGCAGCGCGAGCCGCCGCAGGGACGTGGGATCCGGGGTCCGCAAGGTGATACGCAGGCCGCCGTCCGCGAGCTCATCCGCACTGTCGTGCGGGTAGTACTCCGCCACCCAGCGCCCGCCGGGACCGACCTCGACGACGACCTCGGGGTCCTCCGCGGCCGGCTGCACCAGCCCCTCGGACAGGTCCCGCAGCTCGATCTCGGGCGGCGCGGACGGCTCGTCGAGGATCCTGATCTCGGCGACCCGGTCGAGGCGGAAGGTGCGGCGCGCCTCCGAGCGGCGGCACCAGGCCTCCACATAGGTGTGACCGACGCTGACCAGCCGGATCGGGTCGATCTCGCGCTCGGTGACCTCGTCCCGGGCGGGTGAGTAGTAGCGGATCCACAGGCGGCGCCGCTCGGAGATCGCCCGGTCGACGTCCGCGAAGACGCCCCCCTCCGACTCGAAGGTCACCGACAGCCGTGCGCTGGCCCCCGCCTGCTCGCCGGCGGCGGTCTCCACCTTGGCCGTGGCCCGCAGCAGGGCCTGCCGGTCGCTCTCGCGCAGGCCGGGCAGGGTGGACACCGCGCGGGCTGCGACCAGCAGCGCGGTGGCCTCGTCGGCGGCGAGCCTCAGCGGCTCGGCCGTCTCCTCGCCGAGGGCGGCGGGGTTGTGCCACCAGATGCGCTCGCCGTCGGTGTCGATGTCGAGCAGGTCACCGCCGCGGAAGCTGGTGCCGCACATGGGCAGTACGTCGAGGTCGGAGACCAGTTCGTCCTCGGTGATCCCGAAGGCGCGGGCGACGTCCTCGACGCGGGCGCCGGGACGCTCCTTCAGATAGGTCACCAGGGAGAGCATCCGCCTGGTCTGGTCGATGGCGTTCACGGGCCTGACCGGTTTGCCTGCCACAGTTCTCTTCCGTTCCCCCTCAGCCCTTGGCCACGGCGCGCAGCCGGTCCACCACGTCGGCCCGCAGTTCGGCGGGCTCCAGGACCACCACGTCCGGCCCGAACTCCACCAGCCAGGCGTCCAGGCCGTGGCCGTACGGAATCTCCAACTCGTCCCAGCCGGCTCCCAGTTCCCGCACCGCTGTGGCCTTCGCTCGCAGGGGGTACCCCGCGCCCGTGCGCAGTCTGATCAGCGCGGAGCGGTCGGCGGTCTCGCCCGCCCAGCTCGCGACGGTCTCGCGCACGGTGACGACGTCGGGCACCGGGGTGGTGAAGCGGCTGCCGCGCGAGCGCACCTTGCCGGTGATCCGGGACAGCCGGAACACCCGCTCGGCGCCCCGGTCGCGGTCGAAGCCCGCGAGGTACCAGTGGCCGCGCCAGCACTCCAGCGCCCACGGCTCGACATGCCGGGGCTCGGGGTGGGCGGCGGTGGCCTTGCGGTAGTCGAAGACGACCGGGCGGCGGTCGCGGCAGGCCAGCATCAGCGGCTCGAACGCGGCCTCGTGCACCGGGATGCGGGGCTCCAGGGCGCCGTGCGACTCGTAGGGGTCGACGTCCTCGGGCAGTCCGGCCGCGCGCAGCTTCTGGAGGGCGCCGCTGGCCGCGCCGGCGAGCCGGGCCTGCTGCCACACCTTGGCGGCCAGGCCCAGGGCGGCGGCCTCCTCGGCGTCCAGGGTGATGGGCGGCAGGCGGTTGCTGTCGCGACGGGCCAGGTAGCCGACCTCGCCGTCGAGGTTCTCCACCGTCTCGATGACCAGACCGAGTTCGCGCAGATCGTCCTTGTCGCGCTCGAACATCCGGTTGAAGGAGTCGTCGGTACTGGCTTCGAGGTAGGCCTCGATGGACTCACGCAGCTCACGCTTGCTCAGTGGCCGCCGCGTACCCAGCAGACACAGCGCGAGGTTCATCAGCCGCTCGGCCTTGGCAATGGCCATCGACGCCCTTCGCCTCCCTATGGTGCTTACGGACGATGACCGTACCGCCCCGAAGTGGCGTGGCAAAAGCCGAGGGCCCATGCCCGGACAGGCATGGGCCCCAGGTGATCGGGTCCGGTCGGATGTCGACGATCAGACGCCGAGGAGGTCGACCACGAAGATCAGCGTCTCGCCGGGCTTGATCGCCGGGGTCGGGCTCTGGTTGCCGTAGGCGAGGTGCGCGGGGATGGTCAGCTGGCGGCGGCCGCCGACCTTCATGCCCTGCACGCCCTGGTCCCAGCCCTTGATGACACGGCCGCCACCGAGCGGGAAGCGGAACGGCGTCCCGCGGTTCCAGCTGGCGTCGAACTCCTCGCCGGTGCTGAAGGCGACGCCCACGTAGTGGACGGTGACGGTCTGGCCCGCCTGCGCCACCTCGCCGTCGCCCTCCCAGATGTCCTTGATCTCCAGGTCCGCCGGGGGCTCGCCGCCCGGGAAGTCGATCTCGGGCTTGTCGATGCTCACGTCTCTAGCTCCTGCTTGTGTACGGAAAGGCAACGGGCACAGTCTTACATCTCGGCGAGGTCACATCTTCGCGAGGATGTCGACCGAGAAGACCAGGGTGGAGTCCTTCTTGATGCCGCTGTCGGCGGGCGGGTTGTCGCCGTAGCCGAGCTTCGGCGGGATGGTGATGAGGACACGGCTGCCCACCTTCTTGCCGGTCAGTCCCTGCGCCCAGCCCTTGACGACCTGCTGGAGGGAGAACGACGTCAGCGAGCCGCTCTTGTACGACGAGTCGAACTCCTTGCCGCCCTCCCACAGCACGCCCTTGTACTGCACGAGCACGGTGCTGGTCGCGGCGACCTCCTCGCCATCACCCTCGATGACGTAGTTCGCCACCAGCTTCGTCGGCGCGTCGGCCTTGGGGACCTCGATGGAGGGCGCCTTGCCGTCGGTGTTGGTGCCGACCTTGGGCAGGTCCGCGTTGTCCTGGGCGACGTCCGTGCCCTTGGCGGAGCTCTTGGAGTTGAACGTCTCCTTCAGGTCCACGACGAAGACCAGCGTGTCGGTGCCCTTGATGCCGGCCTGTGCCTGGCCCTGCTCGCCGTACCCCCAGGTGGGCGGCACGGAGAACTCGACGCGGCTGCCGGTCTTCTTGCCCGCCAGGGCGTACCGCCAGCCGTCGATGATGCTGCCCGCGGCGAGCTGGATGAGCAGCGGCGCCTTGCGGTCGTAGGAGTTGTCGAAGACCTTCGCGGTGTCCCAGATCTGACCGAGGTAGTGGGCCTGGACGTAGTCGTTCTCGGCGACCGTGGTGCCGCTGCCCGCGACGAGCGTCTTGACCGCGAGGTCCTTCGAGGGGGCGCCGCCGCCCTTGGCGATGGTCGGCTTCTGGTCGAACTTCACGCCCGCGGTGACGGCCGGCAGGGGCCCGTCGACGATCTTCGGCGGCGCGGCCGACGCCCCGGCCGACGCCGAGGGCGACGCGCTGTCGCTCGCCTTACTCGAGTCGGACTTGTCGTCACCGCATGCGGAGAGCGTGGCAAGTCCTGCGGGTACGGCGATGAGAAGTGAGCGTCGGCGCACGGTGGGGGCCTCGTAATCGGTCGATCTTGTGATGGCGTGCGCGCAACTCTACGGCGTGAGAAGGGCGCCGTACGTGAAACGTACGGCGCCCGTGTTGCGTTCCGAATCCTTCTCCGGAAACGCTCCGCTCACATTCCGGCGATCAGCTTCTCGACCCGGTCGTCCACCGAACGGAAGGGGTCCTTGCACAACACGGTGCGTTGTGCCTGGTCGTTGAGCTTGAGGTGAACCCAGTCGACCGTGAAGTCACGGCGCTGTTCCTGCGCCCGCCGGATGAAGTCGCCGCGCAGGCGCGCCCGAGTGGTCTGCGGCGGAACCGACTTGCCCTCGAAGATCTTCAAGTCGTTGCAGATCCGGGCGGCTTGGCCCTTCTTCTCCAGCAGGTAGTACAGGCCACGACGGCGGTGGATGTCGTGGTACGCGAGGTCTATCTGCGCGACCCTGGGGTGGGACATGGTCATGTTGTGCTTGGCCCGGTACCGCTCGATGAGCTGGTACTTCATCACCCAGTCGATCTCGGTGCCGATCCGGTCGAGGTCCTCGGCCTCGATCGCGTCCAGCGTGCGGCCCCACAGCTCCAGGACCTGCTCGACGGTGCCGGTGCGGATGCCGCGGCGCTCGCAGAAGTCCACGGCCTTCTCGTAGTACTCGCGCTGCACCTCCAGCGCGGAGGCCTCGCGGCCACTGGCCAGGCGCACCTTGCGCCGGCCGGTGATGTCGTGGCTGACCTCGCGGATCGCCCGGATCGGGTTCTCCAGGGTCAGGTCGCGCATCACGGTGCCCGCCTCGATCATGCGCAGCACCAGGTCGGTGGCGCCGACCTTGAGCAGCATGGTCGTCTCGGACATGTTGGAGTCGCCCACGATGACGTGCAGGCGGCGGTAGCGCTCGGCGTCCGCGTGCGGTTCGTCGCGGGTGTTGATGATCGGCCGGGAGCGGGTCGTCGCCGAGGAGACGCCCTCCCAGATGTGCTCGGCGCGCTGGCTGACGCAGTAGACCGCGCCGCGCGGGGTCTGCAACACCTTGCCGGCGCCGCAGAGCAGCTGCCTCGTGACGAGGAACGGAATGAGGATGTCCGCGAGTCGGGAGAACTCCCCGTGGCGTGCGACGAGATAGTTCTCGTGGCAGCCGTAGGAGTTGCCCGCCGAGTCGGTGTTGTTCTTGAAGAGGTAGACGTCGCCCGCGATTCCTTCCTCATGCAGGCGTCGTTCGGCGTCCACCAGGAGTCCTTCGAGAATGCGCTCGCCGGCCTTGTCGTGGGTGACCAGTTCGGTCACGTTGTCACATTCGGGTGTCGCGTATTCCGGATGTGAGCCCACGTCGAGATAGAGGCGGGCGCCGTTTCGCAGAAAGACGTTGCTGCTGCGGCCCCATGACACGACACGGCGGAAGAGGTACCGCGCCACCTCGTCGGGAGACAGGCGGCGCTGTCCCCTGAACGTACACGTGACGCCGTACTCGTTCTCCAGCCCGAAAATGCGGCGGTCCATGACTGAACATTACGCCCGATCCCCCGAGCTGAAACGGGGTTCGGCCGCACGGTTTGGATCATTTTCCGATGAAGAAGCAACCACGGCACCCCGGGCGGAAGTCACCAGGACCCCTCCCGTGGCCAGCAGTACGAGCAGGGAGACGGCCCCCGCGGCCCCCGGGACGACGAAGCCCCACCCGGCCCCGCCCGCCTCGACGACCGGGCCCGTGAGGCCGGTTCCGGCGGCCGTGCCGACCGTGAAGGTCGTCACGAGCCAGGAGAACGCCTCGGTGACCGTCCCACGCGGCGCGTGCCGGTCGACCAGGACGAAGGCGCAGGCGATGACGGGCGCCAGGAAGACGCCGGCGAGGACCGTCAGCAGCGTCATGGCGACCGGGCCCGGCAGCAGCGTCAGCGGCAGGTAACACACCGCCAGAAGCGCCACCAGGACCCGCAGTCGCCGCGCCGGCTCACCGGTCCACTGCCGCGCCCCGTAGACGACGCCGCCGATGAGGGCGCCGATGCCCAGGGCGGCCATCAGCCAGCCGTAGACGGCGTCACCGCCGTTGTCGTCCGCGTATGCCACGGAAGCCACCGTGATGGAGCCGAGCGCGATGCCGACGAACAGGAAGGCGCTCAGCATGGCGAGGAGGCCGGGCGAGCGCAGCGCGCCCAGCCAGTGGGCCTCGCGCGGCGCCGAGCGCCACGCGCGCGAGGGCGGCGAGACGACCACCCAGAGCGCGCCGAGCACGCCGACGGCGTTCAGCACGAGCAGCGCCGCCCGCTCCGACCACAGCGACACGCACGCGGTCACCAGCAACGGCCCCACCGCGAACATGACTTCCTGCGCCACGGCGTCCATCGCGTACGCCCTGTGCACCTGGTCCTCCCTGCGCAGGACGGAGGACCACAGCGCCCGCAGACCGCCCTCCAGGGGCGGTGTGAAGAGTCCCGCGGCGGCGACGGCCGCGTAGGCCAGGGGCAGCGGACCGATGCCGGCGAAGGCGAACACGGCCATGGCGAGGGCCGACAGCACCGCCGCCGGCAGCTGGACACGCGGCTGTCCGTACAGGTCCACCAGCCGTCCGAGCACGGGCTGCCCCACGGCGTTGGCCACGGCGTACGCGGCCACCAGAGCGCCGGCCAGGCTGTAGGAACCGCCCTCGGCCCGCACGAACAGCATGATCGCGATCGCGGCTGTGGCGTTCGGCAGCCGGCCCACCAGCGTGCCCGCCAGCAGACGGGTCGCGTGTCGCGCCCTGAGGATCTCGAGGTATCCCACGGCCATGCCCCGCCTCCAAGTGTTACGTATAACGTCCGCTCTCATACGTACCATGTGCGCTGTTCACCCGTCCATGCGAACGACCAGACAGAAGGGAGCGGACCCGCGGTGGCACGCAGCAGCACCCGCCCCACCAGCCGTGACGTCGCCCAGGCCGCCGGCGTCTCCCAGGCCGCGGTCTCCCTGGTGCTCGGCGACAAGTGGCGCGGCCGGGTGTCCGAGGCCACCGTCGAGCGCGTACGGCAGGCCGCGCGCGACCTCGGTTACCGACCCAACCTCGCCGCCCGCAACCTGCGCCTGGGCCGCACCCGCACGGTGCTGCTCGTGGTCCCGGCCCTGACGACCGAGTTCTTCGCCGGCGTCTACACCGGGGCCGCCCGGGTCGCCGCCGACCACGGCTTCGGTGTAGTGCTGTACCCGTCCCCCGAGGGCGTCGGCCCCGCCCGCGACCCCTTCGCCTCCGCCCAGGCCGCCCTGGACGGCGTCATCGCCTCCTCCATGGCCGCCGACGCCCTCACCGCGATCCGCGGCGACCAGCTGCCCCTGGTGATGCTCGACAGCGACCCCTCGGGAAGCCTCGGCGCGGCCACGGTCAACCTGGACATCACCGACGGCGTGCGGCAGGTCGCCGAGCATCTGCTGGGCCTCGGTCACCGCCGGTTCCTGCACCTCGCGGCCGACGTGCCGTCCTGGACCTTCGAGATCCGCGCGCGCGAGCTGGCGGCGCGCGTCGGGGCCGTCCCCGGCACCTCCGTTCGCACCGCCCGCGCACCGATCTCCATCGAGGGCGCCCTGGCCGCCGCCGAGGCCGCCCTGGCCGCCGCCGGTCCCCGGCCCACCGCCCTGGTCTGCGACGACGACAAGCTCGCGGCCGGCGCCTACAAGGCCGTACGGCGGCTCGGTCTGCGTGTGCCCGACGACGTCTCCGTCACCGGCCTGGACGACCTGGCCCTGGCCACCGCCCTCGACCCGGAGCTGACCACCGTGCGCCTGGACGCCGAGCTGTTCGGCGAACGGGGCATGCGGGCCCTGCTGGCCGTCCTGGAGGGCCGCACGCCCGAGGCGGGGGACATTCCCGTCGAGTTGGTCGTACGGGGCTCCACGGCACCGCCGAGCGCCTCCTGAACGCCCTGTGCCCCGGCCGAGTCGGGGGCCGGGGCACAGCGGGTTCAGCGGGTGGGGCGCACGGGGTCACTCCTCGTCGGAGCTCTCCGCCTCGGTGGTCGCTCCGCCGGCCTCCAGCAGACGATCGAGCTGGCGGCCGACGATGCGCTTGAACTTGCGCTGCTGCGGACGCGTCCGGTCCAGCACCGCGACCTCCAGGCGCTCCGCGGGAATCTCCCGCTGCGAGCCGTTCGTCTCACGGGACAGGGCCTGCACGGCCAGTTGCAGTGCCTCGGCCAGGCTCATGCCGTCCTGGTGGCGCTGGTCCAGATAGCTGCTGATCAACTCGGCGTTGCCGCCGACCGCGACCGAGCCGTGCTCGTCCACGATCGAACCGTCGTGCGGCAGCCGGTAGATCTGGTCGCCGTCCGGCGTCTCCCCGACCTCGGCCACGACCAGCTCCACCTCGTACGGCTTCTCGCCGGCCGAGGAGAAGATCGTGCCCAGCGTCTGGGCGTAGACGTTGGCGAGACCGCGGGCGGTCACGTCGTCACGGTCGTAGGTGTAGCCGCGCAGGTCCGCGTAGCGCACACCGCCGATCCGCAGGTTCTCGTACTCGTTGTACTTGCCGGCGGCGGCGAAGCCGATCCGGTCGTAGATCTCGCTGAACTTGTGCAGCGCGCGGGACGGGTTCTCGCCGACGAAGACAATGCCGTCGGCGTATTGCAGCACGACCAGGCTGCGGCCACGGGCGATGCCCTTGCGGGCGTACTCCGCCCGGTCGGCCATGGCCTGCTGGGGGGAGACATAGAACGGCGTCGACACCGGTTATCCGTCCCTTTCTGTCGGAGTCACTGGATCACCTTCAACAAGAACCGAACCCGCCGGCTAGAGCAGCGCGGCCCGCGGGCCGTCGGGCTGCTCCAGGCGTCGCTCCAGGATCGAGCGGGCGATCTCGGAGGACTCGTCGTCGGTGAGACGGCGGAAGCCGTCCTCGGTGATCACGGTGACGATCGGGTAGATCCGGCGGGCGACATCGGGACCACCGGTCGCCGAGTCGTCGTCAGCCGCGTCGTACAGGGCCTGCACCACGAGCATCGTGGCCTCGGCCTCGCTCAGACCGTCGTGGAAGAACTTCTTCATGGCCCCGCGCGCGAAGACCGAGCCGGAACCGGTGGCGGCGAAGTTGTGCTCCTCGGAGCGGCCGCCGGTGACGTCGTAGGAGAAGATCCGGCCCCTGCCCCGGTCCACGTCGAACCCGGCGAAGAGCGGGACCACGGCCAGGCCCTGCATCGCCATTCCCAGGTTCGACCGGATCATGGTCGACAGCCGGTTCGCCTTGCCCTCCAGCGACAGCTGGGCGCCCTCGACCTTCTCGAAGTGCTCCAGCTCCAGCTGGAAGAGCTTGACCATCTCGACGGCCAGGCCGGCGGTACCGGCGATGCCCACC
Proteins encoded in this region:
- the prcB gene encoding proteasome subunit beta, with the protein product MEANTRSTGRLPAAFLTPGSSSFMDFLSEHQPEILPGNRQLPPTQGVIEAPHGTTIVAVTFPGGVVLAGDRRATMGNVIAQRDIEKVFPADEYSAVGIAGTAGLAVEMVKLFQLELEHFEKVEGAQLSLEGKANRLSTMIRSNLGMAMQGLAVVPLFAGFDVDRGRGRIFSYDVTGGRSEEHNFAATGSGSVFARGAMKKFFHDGLSEAEATMLVVQALYDAADDDSATGGPDVARRIYPIVTVITEDGFRRLTDDESSEIARSILERRLEQPDGPRAALL
- the prcA gene encoding proteasome subunit alpha; the protein is MSTPFYVSPQQAMADRAEYARKGIARGRSLVVLQYADGIVFVGENPSRALHKFSEIYDRIGFAAAGKYNEYENLRIGGVRYADLRGYTYDRDDVTARGLANVYAQTLGTIFSSAGEKPYEVELVVAEVGETPDGDQIYRLPHDGSIVDEHGSVAVGGNAELISSYLDQRHQDGMSLAEALQLAVQALSRETNGSQREIPAERLEVAVLDRTRPQQRKFKRIVGRQLDRLLEAGGATTEAESSDEE
- a CDS encoding LacI family DNA-binding transcriptional regulator gives rise to the protein MARSSTRPTSRDVAQAAGVSQAAVSLVLGDKWRGRVSEATVERVRQAARDLGYRPNLAARNLRLGRTRTVLLVVPALTTEFFAGVYTGAARVAADHGFGVVLYPSPEGVGPARDPFASAQAALDGVIASSMAADALTAIRGDQLPLVMLDSDPSGSLGAATVNLDITDGVRQVAEHLLGLGHRRFLHLAADVPSWTFEIRARELAARVGAVPGTSVRTARAPISIEGALAAAEAALAAAGPRPTALVCDDDKLAAGAYKAVRRLGLRVPDDVSVTGLDDLALATALDPELTTVRLDAELFGERGMRALLAVLEGRTPEAGDIPVELVVRGSTAPPSAS